Proteins from a single region of Streptomyces spectabilis:
- a CDS encoding gamma-aminobutyraldehyde dehydrogenase, whose translation MHTFQARDQFFPARERFADGAQYIAGRLTRGTSGQHHAVVDPATGEEVLGYELAGAKDVDAAVAAARAAFPGWAGASPGERSDAMHRFAAELSARAEDLARAETVQCGKPIKLSREFDVPGTIDNTAFFAGAARHLQGQSAGEYDGGDHTSYVRREAIGVVGSIAPWNYPLQMAAWKVLPAIAAGNTIVLKPSELTPLTSLMFAAAATAAGIPDGVVNVVTGAGREAGEHLVGHPDVAMTSFTGSTGVGKRVAEVATATVKRLHLELGGKAPFVVFDDADLESAVHGAVAGALINTGQDCTAATRAYVQRPLYEAFVAGVADLMATVRLGDPCDPATDLGPLISHAHRDRVAGFVERARSYARVVTGGEAPEHPGAYYRPTLITGAAQDSEVVQAEIFGPVLVVLPFDSDDEGIRLANDTPYGLAASAWTHDVFRAGRATREIKAGCVWVNDHIPILSEMPHGGYKASGYGKDMSAYSFEEYTQIKHVMFDNTAVARKDWHRTIFGDR comes from the coding sequence ATGCACACATTCCAGGCGCGCGACCAGTTCTTTCCGGCACGGGAGCGCTTCGCGGACGGCGCGCAGTACATCGCGGGGCGGCTCACCCGCGGCACCTCGGGGCAGCACCACGCGGTCGTGGACCCGGCCACGGGCGAGGAGGTGCTCGGCTACGAGCTGGCGGGCGCCAAGGACGTGGACGCGGCCGTGGCCGCCGCGCGCGCCGCGTTCCCCGGCTGGGCGGGCGCGAGCCCCGGCGAGCGGTCCGACGCGATGCACCGCTTCGCCGCCGAGCTGTCCGCCCGCGCCGAGGACCTCGCCCGCGCCGAGACCGTCCAGTGCGGCAAGCCGATCAAGCTGAGCCGCGAGTTCGACGTCCCGGGCACCATCGACAACACCGCCTTCTTCGCGGGCGCGGCCCGCCACCTCCAGGGCCAGTCCGCCGGGGAGTACGACGGCGGCGACCACACTTCGTACGTACGCCGTGAGGCCATCGGCGTCGTGGGGTCCATCGCGCCCTGGAACTACCCCCTCCAGATGGCCGCCTGGAAGGTGCTCCCCGCCATCGCCGCCGGGAACACCATCGTCCTCAAGCCCTCCGAGCTGACCCCGCTCACCTCGCTGATGTTCGCGGCGGCCGCGACCGCGGCCGGGATCCCCGACGGCGTGGTCAACGTCGTCACCGGGGCGGGCCGCGAAGCCGGTGAGCACCTCGTGGGCCACCCGGACGTGGCCATGACCTCCTTCACCGGCTCCACCGGCGTCGGCAAGCGGGTCGCGGAGGTCGCCACCGCGACCGTCAAACGCCTCCACCTGGAGCTCGGCGGCAAGGCGCCGTTCGTCGTCTTCGACGACGCCGATCTGGAGTCCGCCGTGCACGGCGCCGTCGCGGGCGCCCTGATCAACACCGGCCAGGACTGCACGGCCGCCACCCGCGCCTACGTCCAGCGGCCGCTGTACGAGGCCTTCGTCGCGGGGGTCGCCGACCTGATGGCGACCGTGCGGCTCGGCGACCCCTGCGACCCGGCCACCGACCTCGGCCCGCTGATCTCGCACGCCCACCGCGACCGGGTCGCCGGCTTCGTCGAGCGGGCCCGCTCGTACGCGCGCGTGGTCACCGGCGGCGAGGCCCCCGAGCACCCGGGCGCCTATTACAGGCCCACCCTGATCACGGGCGCCGCGCAGGACAGCGAGGTCGTCCAGGCGGAGATCTTCGGGCCGGTCCTCGTCGTGCTGCCCTTCGACAGCGACGACGAGGGCATCCGGCTCGCCAACGACACGCCGTACGGGCTCGCCGCGTCCGCCTGGACCCACGACGTGTTCCGGGCGGGACGCGCCACGCGCGAGATCAAGGCCGGGTGCGTCTGGGTGAACGACCACATCCCGATCCTCAGCGAGATGCCGCACGGCGGGTACAAGGCCTCCGGCTACGGCAAGGACATGTCCGCCTACTCCTTCGAGGAGTACACGCAGATCAAGCACGTCATGTTCGACAACACCGCGGTCGCGAGGAAGGACTGGCACCGCACGATCTTCGGGGACCGGTAG
- a CDS encoding NADAR family protein codes for MSVARARVACMSEHTGADTRSDRSSTTRTGTDDIRSVADLTAAVRSGRRVKYVHFWGHTPRRDGALGASCFSQWWPSPFTADGVAYATAEHWMMAAKARLFDDAEAERAVLASRTPAEAKRAGRLVRGFDEAVWERERFAVVAEGSERKFASDAGLRAYLVGTGERVLVEASPLDPVWGIGLAADDPRAEDPASWRGANLLGFALMAARERLR; via the coding sequence ATGTCCGTGGCGCGTGCCAGGGTGGCGTGCATGAGCGAGCACACGGGGGCGGACACGCGGTCCGACAGGTCATCCACCACGCGTACCGGCACGGACGACATCCGATCGGTGGCCGATCTGACGGCCGCGGTGCGGTCGGGGCGGCGGGTGAAGTACGTGCACTTCTGGGGTCACACCCCGCGCCGTGACGGCGCCCTCGGGGCGAGCTGCTTCAGCCAGTGGTGGCCGTCGCCCTTCACCGCCGACGGGGTCGCGTACGCGACGGCGGAGCACTGGATGATGGCCGCCAAGGCCCGGCTCTTCGACGACGCGGAGGCCGAGCGCGCGGTGCTCGCCTCCCGCACGCCCGCCGAGGCGAAGCGGGCGGGACGGCTCGTGCGCGGCTTCGACGAGGCCGTGTGGGAGCGGGAGCGGTTCGCCGTCGTGGCCGAGGGCAGCGAGCGGAAGTTCGCCTCCGACGCCGGGCTCCGGGCGTATCTGGTCGGCACCGGCGAGCGCGTCCTGGTCGAGGCCAGCCCCCTCGACCCGGTGTGGGGCATCGGCCTCGCCGCGGACGACCCCCGGGCCGAGGACCCCGCCTCCTGGCGCGGCGCGAACCTCCTGGGCTTCGCCCTGATGGCGGCCAGAGAGCGCCTGCGCTGA
- a CDS encoding glycerophosphodiester phosphodiesterase, producing the protein MRTVTAVAHRGDPYRVRENTLPSLRSALDQGADAVEIDVRLTADGVPVLLHDATLDRLWEHDRPLAALSAAEVRGVTEGGVPTLEEALKETEGHRVLVDLPDPEPARDTVRTVVGVIAECGAADRVYYCAGPAATLALRAADPAAEIALTWKTLAPPRPALLAAITPRWLNYRFGLVSRELAEHVHGQGYLIAAWTADTRRTMRKLVSHGVDSITTNRMDALATVLGRPGQGTGKEPQA; encoded by the coding sequence ATGCGCACCGTGACTGCCGTGGCCCACCGAGGCGACCCCTACCGCGTCCGTGAGAACACCCTGCCGTCCCTGCGTTCGGCGCTCGACCAGGGCGCCGACGCGGTGGAGATCGACGTCCGTCTGACCGCCGACGGCGTCCCCGTGCTGCTGCACGACGCCACGCTCGACCGGCTGTGGGAGCACGACCGGCCCCTGGCCGCGCTGTCCGCCGCCGAGGTCAGGGGCGTCACCGAGGGCGGCGTACCCACCCTCGAAGAGGCGCTCAAGGAGACCGAGGGGCACCGCGTGCTCGTGGACCTGCCGGACCCGGAGCCCGCGCGGGACACGGTCCGTACGGTCGTCGGCGTGATCGCCGAGTGCGGCGCGGCGGACCGCGTGTACTACTGCGCGGGCCCCGCCGCGACGCTCGCGCTGCGGGCCGCGGACCCGGCGGCGGAGATCGCCCTGACGTGGAAGACGCTCGCGCCGCCGCGCCCCGCGCTGCTCGCCGCGATCACGCCGCGCTGGCTCAACTACCGCTTCGGCCTTGTGAGTCGGGAACTCGCCGAGCACGTCCACGGACAGGGCTATCTGATCGCCGCCTGGACTGCCGACACCCGCCGCACCATGCGTAAGCTCGTGTCCCACGGAGTGGACTCGATCACCACGAACCGCATGGACGCGCTCGCCACCGTGCTGGGGCGGCCGGGCCAGGGGACGGGGAAGGAACCGCAGGCGTGA
- a CDS encoding adenosine deaminase → MTETAASRAGSFIAGLPKAELHVHHVGSASPRIVSALAARHPDSRVPKDPEALADYFTFTDFAHFVQVYLSVVDLIRTPEDVHLLTYEVARELARQNVRYAELTITPFSSTRRGIDERAFMAAIEDARKTAEAELNVVLRWCFDIPGEAGLVSAEETVRLATTDGIRPEGLVSFGLGGPEIGVPRPQFKPYFDRAIAAGLHSVPHAGETTGPETVWDALTHLRAERIGHGTSSARDPKLLAHLAEHRIPLEVCPTSNIATRAVTTMDEHPLKQFVDAGVIVTINSDDPPMFGTDLNSEYGVAARLLDLDERGIAALAKNAVEASFLDEAGKRRISEEIDTYTEAWLSR, encoded by the coding sequence ATGACCGAGACCGCCGCATCCCGAGCCGGCAGCTTCATCGCAGGGCTGCCCAAGGCGGAGCTGCACGTCCACCACGTGGGCTCGGCCTCCCCGCGCATCGTCTCGGCGCTCGCCGCCCGCCACCCCGACTCCAGGGTACCGAAGGACCCCGAGGCCCTCGCCGACTACTTCACGTTCACGGACTTCGCGCACTTCGTGCAGGTGTACCTGTCCGTCGTCGACCTGATCCGCACCCCGGAGGACGTCCACCTCCTCACCTACGAGGTGGCCCGCGAGCTCGCCCGGCAGAACGTGCGCTACGCCGAGCTGACCATCACCCCGTTCTCCTCCACCCGCCGCGGCATCGACGAGCGCGCCTTCATGGCCGCCATCGAGGACGCCCGCAAGACGGCCGAGGCGGAGCTGAACGTCGTCCTCCGCTGGTGCTTCGACATCCCCGGCGAAGCGGGCCTCGTCTCCGCGGAGGAGACCGTGCGCCTCGCCACCACCGACGGCATCCGCCCCGAGGGCCTGGTCTCCTTCGGCCTCGGCGGCCCCGAGATCGGCGTGCCGCGCCCGCAGTTCAAGCCGTACTTCGACCGCGCCATCGCCGCGGGCCTGCACTCCGTGCCGCACGCGGGCGAGACCACGGGCCCGGAGACGGTCTGGGACGCCCTGACGCACCTGCGCGCCGAGCGCATCGGCCACGGCACCAGCTCCGCCCGGGACCCGAAGCTCCTCGCGCACCTCGCGGAGCACCGCATCCCCCTGGAGGTCTGCCCGACGTCGAACATCGCGACGCGCGCGGTCACCACGATGGACGAGCACCCCCTCAAGCAGTTCGTGGACGCCGGGGTCATCGTGACGATCAACTCCGACGACCCGCCCATGTTCGGCACGGACCTCAACAGCGAGTACGGCGTCGCCGCCCGCCTCCTCGACCTCGACGAGCGCGGCATCGCGGCCCTCGCGAAGAACGCCGTGGAGGCGTCCTTCCTCGACGAGGCGGGCAAGCGGCGCATCAGCGAGGAGATCGACACGTACACGGAGGCGTGGCTGTCCCGCTGA
- a CDS encoding polyamine ABC transporter substrate-binding protein, which produces MEQYEPDRLSPAQRAALRRGLTSGRAALTRRSLLRASGGGALAAGGLGALSACGIPAAGKGSGGIAAEDRSVKEKRVHFSNWTEYMDVDDDKRRPTLDAFTERTGITVKYTEDINDNNEFFGKVKPQLAAGQDTGRDLICVTDWLAARLIRFGWVQKLDAARLPHAYANLSAQFRSPDWDPGRAYSYPWTGISAVIAYNKKATDGKEITSVSQLLDEPKLKGRVGFLSEMRDSVGMTLLDMGKDPAAFKDDDYDAAIARLQKAVDRGQIRRFTGNDYTADLDKGDIAACVAWAGDVVQLKLANPDIEFAIPDSGYIVSTDNLLIPNKARHKRNAERLIDYYYEPEPAARLAAFINYVCPVDGVRDELAKIDPEAARNPLILPDKEMAAKSHAFRALTPKEETAYEEKFARLTGS; this is translated from the coding sequence ATGGAGCAGTACGAGCCCGACCGCCTCTCCCCGGCCCAGCGGGCCGCCCTGCGGCGCGGCCTGACCAGCGGCCGGGCCGCGCTCACCCGTCGCTCCCTCCTCCGCGCCTCGGGCGGCGGCGCCCTCGCCGCGGGCGGGCTCGGCGCCCTGAGCGCCTGCGGCATCCCCGCCGCGGGCAAGGGCTCGGGCGGCATCGCCGCCGAGGACCGCTCGGTCAAGGAGAAGCGCGTGCACTTCTCCAACTGGACCGAGTACATGGACGTGGACGACGACAAGCGGCGGCCCACCCTCGACGCGTTCACCGAGCGCACCGGCATCACGGTCAAGTACACCGAGGACATCAACGACAACAACGAGTTCTTCGGCAAGGTCAAGCCGCAGCTCGCCGCGGGCCAGGACACCGGCCGCGACCTCATCTGCGTCACCGACTGGCTCGCGGCCCGCCTGATCCGCTTCGGCTGGGTGCAGAAGCTCGACGCGGCCCGGTTGCCGCACGCCTACGCCAACCTGTCCGCCCAGTTCCGCTCGCCCGACTGGGACCCCGGACGCGCGTACTCCTACCCCTGGACCGGCATCTCCGCCGTCATCGCGTACAACAAGAAGGCGACCGACGGGAAGGAGATCACCTCGGTCTCGCAACTCCTCGACGAGCCGAAGCTCAAGGGGCGCGTCGGGTTCCTCTCCGAGATGCGCGACTCCGTCGGCATGACCCTGCTCGACATGGGCAAGGACCCGGCCGCCTTCAAGGACGACGACTACGACGCGGCGATCGCCCGGCTCCAGAAGGCCGTCGACAGAGGGCAGATCCGCCGCTTCACCGGAAACGACTACACCGCCGACCTCGACAAGGGCGACATCGCCGCGTGCGTGGCCTGGGCCGGTGACGTCGTCCAGCTCAAACTGGCCAACCCCGACATCGAGTTCGCCATCCCCGACAGCGGCTACATCGTCTCCACGGACAACCTGCTCATCCCCAACAAGGCGCGCCACAAGCGCAACGCCGAGCGGCTCATCGACTACTACTACGAGCCGGAGCCCGCGGCCCGGCTCGCCGCGTTCATCAACTACGTGTGCCCGGTCGACGGCGTCCGCGACGAGCTGGCCAAGATCGACCCCGAGGCG